A genomic segment from Chrysemys picta bellii isolate R12L10 chromosome 11, ASM1138683v2, whole genome shotgun sequence encodes:
- the XIRP2 gene encoding xin actin-binding repeat-containing protein 2 isoform X1 — MEKAPRASEGAEVAKEEPRDGRRRLERFPIPWEELRSRFEAPSGAAAGVRQEVEIERSLYSPTFKNQPGSHSIISVKDSDAKGGKTFFDKMSSENGQNNSSEAIACCHKPVSGFSEENTNWSDSVPLDFQDSVSLKERMAMYQAAVSKVERSSSCANAIEESETCTVPGGLASVKKQFEKWETGQHQYEHKSVQEVTRSSQLTVSSSSREAEQNEVTSKGTQLEAFQTEEVSHVEQSTHQTSKASNFTQHIDETVVNETMNEEIPKISTQFLKQHFEKTAQEKALLSDRETATPAKHTKIENEFQEIVWPSAVSFSSAATASESRVHETLGTRKTEYGTAAAVTAYTNSPKYGSTEEFSPPPLPNILQAPSEMKEFSQSPEPSTSPAKPTIPKDLYSKQRNLYELKRLYKHIHPELRKNLEKEYFNEVSDIVSSKVEIGSSVSGDVQQTRYVFENTGNSSQKCMSPEREYLEWDEILKGEVQSMRWVFENQPLDSIKDESPELSNIKSIADQEIIAGGDVKYTTWMFETQPIDALGTHSSNAAENTDKIPDLASGDVRTATWMFETQPLDSMNKIHHDNEQDETFIKEITGGDVKTVRYMFETQHLDKLGQLYSVDEVNLLQLKSELKEIKGDVKRSIKHFETQPMYVIKDSLGQILEIKTVHREDIEKGDVRTARWMFETRPLDMINKDSVEINVVRGISVEESIKGGVRKAKWVFETQPLDTIKEDSEVSVTEKEAILGADVCRKCWIFETQPLDTLKDNDDTTHLPPEEIIGGDVSTTKHLFETLPMDALKDSPDVGKLQKVVATEEEKGDVRHQKWIFETKPLEQIREERKEFITTVKLEEVDRGDVSSCKHIFESSNLSKYDESHKIHVEEIRRGTVELNKALFETTPLYAIQDSLGKYHEVKTIRQEEVLRGDVRSCRWLFETRPVDQFDESIKKIQIIKGISSQEVESGDVKTAKWLFETQPLDSIKYFSNMESEESKTEQTTDIIKGDVKMCRWLFETQPMESLYDKVEIVTDSEEVHKGDVKTCTWLFETQPLDAIKDESETRVKLHTVNQEDIQGSDVRTACFLFETENLENIQGEEEKEFKRVVEIDIQPGDVSTMKYKFENQSLDSIHFSSEEVLEKIKTVQSEDIQKGNVLHCRWLFENHSIDAIKENQEEATLVRTVKDIHGGNVRKGCFIFETFSLDQIKDGSADTSTKKTVSEEITKGDVKNYRMLFETQPLYAIQDKEGYYHEVTTVKKEEVIHGDVRGTRWLFETKPLGSINESDNVYVIRAVTQEDIQKGDVSSVRYRFETRPLDRISDDEKLIVPTIDSVQGGDVKANKQLFESEGFNKGMYVRTVSVSEIQWGNVKTSTWLFETHTLDEIRGEGSEYKDIKTVTKEDVQEGDVQHAVWLFENQPLDSIKETDESEIKITREEIPQSDVKTTTWLFETTPFPEFNENKVEKQEIIGKSIKETLKELYSHKVIEYHGIILEADEIGDVRMAKYKLMNQETPEIQKEEIIRGDLGNIMMNLLSKRSITKREIMVNEDEKGNVDLTKAQLLNRSTDVSVEKEEIVRGDIQQAIKNLFSQDSSVKRGILIQENERGDINMTLYSLLHKRSDNKIQRDEVIGGDVKHTIHNLLSSTVNNEISQRAKIDDSERGNVQFFTTCIESGALDYLKLLQTGSTETITTRKQEEEEEEEIIGGDVEGTKLLLKKQKFQIQRTVNETDIIPGDVANAVKIFMTEPKNTSCNVNKQDIIKGDLKATLNSLSQAINQRTVIEKEEIIKADILTILKSLKESAHQLKETEKPDVIPGDIKQAIDSLEKEITTKIEVLKEEVVRGDLESTLRSLKEAQQSFKNVDTEDVIRGDIQTAGQNILEASAEKKMVQHEVSGHEDIKSTIQTQHIAQLQSNRSHNLQKNVKSVHEHHEETQAENETFLKEGGQGTRKIHLEQEQSTESLDVDKKHIKNLSNSQHMVIKKVDESMDKSRVQGNVKKEAKHVTSQSSFRGKVKRDVRTEKSETCRALKKDSTTSSVQSIEKIAEKKQNLLHEHKDNEYSNLSCQTETRQKAKMSTDVDSSKSRTTRQPIKMPASGISKATGHFQKQVIKQETKQAQHSREVFAENEINVQLGQAVVSMTAEQNINNKQEVKVTQEALNKFKETERKQKRDVHQQNKKSVGQFIGKTKVEPAKSDFQFAVKNPLNPAKNAVGKDKPEIDSSSTPPPSPPPPPPPPSVASSEIEFPLPPPPPPLMMPSDRHIFPSPPSPIDKTKAEFDHFPPPPPPIDDKSESEFLPALPLPPPPPPLVIFPTSQPKQKKEHFPKYPEQSVPEPLQFNARAKTSSGKPAGVPSSKKFLKMEPSKGLDINKSKMPPKIEPTVLQTHREMDITTAAVESKNSTALVNVVSQEQKQETTHTKTEGIKRPSSVSEVINPPPKALQETPLAKKRVVFPLKRSPSLPAELTQIKPKPYVRKFKTPLMIAEEKYRQQREEMEKVQVKSFCHETVRTNSETRGSPVQTESENCVPFKKSSKQDQTSLQGSVPSVTPQKTTPSDSDFQVSLQATGSRGKQLSTSLVVSSATEQLQNILETSADHIRKKVLQGSKDLTKHNLSCQMEQIHQEHTLHKAEQLKNVEQLHVSKNKIISPHFKVKTIKLPIVDQSLHETHKDCETHKKQQGTNVQNVVKQQNQEKQGEDISTNARKKQSGAKEYHQKHVDGKVLREKPPLEHIENMQEVSQKDANQVKQKLVNEKETEKGEFKHEKVSVAKVVSQEGQVLVCPKEEKVTIPEKQGQFKNKSTEKVVRQKVIDTRHDSQTQIVEQKNVCVSKNKVQNKKLSQQYNRLQESKCAKDKGIQLKQVHPKKTDPKQEITQNKSLFSPPSKGSQLNDEKFAVDILEFLRKREELQQVLSRVKQFEAEPNKNGMKAFQTFLNNIPVWLIDQERKKNIVHIATENNLERMKEELSDIKDQAVKILASCEDTIQTAMMSTKTVKSRNDSVSSGGLSQKISKISTGSNRRDSHQTKEVIKEESVHREIIQQSSGIKQTEFRTSSPALRMRSPSPTYITIESKRTESPLKEALCSSAIQRKSTPIPPPPRRSATPTSTIRRPASSPSPPRSRSEQLAKLKGTTAKLSQGVTQHWSVTSVPVVEKRSEIVKSPATLRRQIKIETHAMMEPSFSATINESQVTAGTVKDIKETREENRKAEKNNNDAHQDPVNIPECLKPHAVSFKVPKIDQSGLTCRFEASEQIRHTKKEPVTVVERVDYESVDEMDMLLGKSEDKPGFDVKSKKRVFERGGMNSKIKQDRHTFSKDEFVLTSLENQKRKDTFRNSPYRQPRDPKEGISYKQKQCEDKEHSFEPLVCLEAKYHTDHTSGLDRFANTVTESTSQSADCRQSGFGFKHAPPTYEDVISGHILDISATDSPEELLRNFQKTWQESERVFNSLGYTVSDTSEAEVRSSFHQESAFISETATSGKGNMHTLSKESLSNGMSSCRQANLS, encoded by the exons GAAGTGACACGTAGTAGTCAGCTCACGgtatcaagcagcagcagagaagctgAACAGAATGAAGTGACCTCCAAAGGAACTCAGTTGGAAGCCTTTCAAACAGAAGAG GTTTCTCATGTCGAACAATCTACCCATCAGACAAGCAAGGCTTCTAATTTCACTCAACATATTGATGAAACAG TAGTCAATGAAACTATGAATGAAGAGATCCCAAAGATTTCAACACAGTTTTtaaaacagcactttgaaaagacAGCCCAGGAAAAGGCTCTTCTCTCAGACAGGGAGACTGCGACACCTGCAAAGCATACTAAG ATTGAAAATGAGTTCCAAGAAATTGTATGGCCTTCTGCAGTGAGCTTCTCTTCTGCTGCCACTGCTTCAGAAAGTAGAGTACACGAAACTCTTGGGACACGAAAAACAGAATAtggaactgctgctgctgttacagCTTACACCAACTCCCCTAAATATGGAAGCACAGAAGagttttcccctcctccactACCAAACATACTACAAGCGCCATCAGAAATGAAAGAGTTTTCCCAGTCCCCTGAACCATCCACCTCTCCAGCAAAGCCCACAATTCCCAAAGATTTATATTCAAAGCAAAGAAATTTATATGAATTAAAACGTTTATACAAACATATTCACCCAGAATTAAGAAAGAATTTAGAaaaagaatattttaatgaagtttctGATATTGTATCTAGTAAGGTTGAAATAGGCAGCTCTGTGTCAGGAGATGTACAGCAAACTAGATATGTCTTTGAAAACACTGGTAATAGCTCTCAGAAGTGTATGAGCCCTGAGAGAGAATACCTAGAATGGGATGAAATCCTAAAAGGAGAGGTTCAGTCTATGAGATGGGTCTTTGAGAACCAGCCTTTGGATTCAATCAAAGATGAATCTCCTGAACTGAGCAACATTAAAAGCATTGCAGATCAAGAAATCATTGCAGGTGGAGACGTAAAATATACTACCTGGATGTTTGAAACACAACCTATCGATGCACTGGGTACACATTCTTCAAACGCTGCAGAAAATACAGACAAAATTCCAGATTTAGCTAGTGGAGATGTCCGTACAGCCACGTGGATGTTTGAAACCCAACCATTAGATTCAATGAATAAAATTCATCATGACAATGAACAAGATGAAACTTTCATTAAAGAAATTACCGGAGGTGATGTCAAAACTGTGAGGTACATGTTTGAAACCCAGCATCTGGATAAACTTGGGCAGCTATACTCAGTGGATGAAGTTAACTTGCTGCAACTCAAATCTGAGCTTAAAGAGATTAAAGGAGATGTGAAGAGAAGCATAAAGCATTTTGAAACTCAACCAATGTATGTTATTAAAGACAGCTTAGGTCAAATATTGGAGATTAAAACTGTTCACCGAGAAGACATTGAAAAAGGAGATGTTAGAACAGCACGTTGGATGTTTGAAACGCGGCCCCTAGATATGATTAACAAAGATTCTGTGGAAATTAATGTTGTTCGTGGAATCTCTGTGGAGGAAAGCATCAAAGGTGGTGTGCGCAAGGCAAAGTGGGTGTTTGAAACACAACCTTTGGATACTATCAAGGAGGACTCAGAAGTATCTGTCACTGAGAAGGAAGCTATTCTAGGGGCTGATGTCTGTAGAAAATGCTGGATTTTTGAGACTCAACCTCTTGATACCCTAAAAGATAATGATGACACAACTCATCTGCCACCTGAAGAAATAATAGGAGGTGATGTAAGCACTACTAAGCATTTATTTGAAACACTACCAATGGATGCTTTAAAGGATAGCCCAGATGTTGGTAAGCTTCAAAAGGTGGTTGCCACTGAGGAAGAAAAAGGTGATGTGAGACATCAAAAATGGATTTTTGAGACTAAACCTCTTGAACAGAttagagaagaaagaaaggaattTATAACAACAGTGAAACTTGAAGAAGTTGACAGAGGAGATGTGAGTAGCTGCAAACATATATTTGAATCAAGCAATTTAAGTAAATATGATGAATCACATAAAATCCATGTGGAAGAAATAAGAAGAGGAACTGTAGAGTTGAATAAAGCTCTTTTTGAAACAACTCCATTATATGCAATTCAAGATAGTCTTGGGAAATATCATGAAGTTAAAACAATTCGACAAGAAGAAGTTTTAAGAGGTGATGTAAGAAGCTGCAGATGGCTGTTTGAAACAAGGCCTGTTGACCAATTTGATGAGagcattaaaaaaatccagattaTCAAAGGAATATCTTCACAAGAAGTAGAATCAGGTGACGTGAAAACAGCTAAATGGTTGTTTGAAACTCAGCCTCTTGattctattaaatattttagcAATATGGAAAGTGAAGAAAGTAAAACAGAACAGACTACAGACATTATTAAAGGAGATGTAAAAATGTGTAGATGGCTCTTTGAAACTCAGCCAATGGAATCACTGTATGACAAGGTTGAGATAGTGACTGACAGTGAAGAAGTACATAAAGGAGATGTCAAAACCTGTACTTGGCTCTTTGAAACCCAGCCGCTTGATGCAATAAAAGATGAATCAGAAACAAGAGTGAAATTACACACTGTGAATCAGGAGGATATTCAAGGAAGTGATGTCCGCACAGCATGTTTCCTTTTTGAGACAGAAAATCTAGAAAATATacaaggagaagaagaaaaggaaTTCAAACGAGTAGTGGAAATTGATATCCAGCCTGGGGATGTTTCCACCATGAAATATAAATTTGAAAACCAGTCACTAGATTCCATACATTTTAGttcagaggaagttttggaaaaaATTAAAACTGTGCAAAGTGAAGATATACAGAAAGGAAATGTTCTACATTGCCGATGGCTTTTTGAAAACCATTCTATTGATGCAATAAAAGAAAACCAAGAAGAAGCTACATTAGTCAGAACTGTTAAAGATATACACGGTGGGAATGTAAGAAAAGGCTGCTTTATATTTGAGACATTTTCTTTAGACCAGATTAAAGATGGATCTGCAGATACCAGCACCAAGAAAACTGTTAGTGAAGAAATAACAAAGGGAGATGTGAAAAACTACAGAATGCTGTTTGAAACCCAGCCACTTTATGCAATTCAAGACAAAGAAGGGTATTATCATGAAGTGACAACAGTTAAGAAGGAAGAAGTGATTCATGGAGATGTACGTGGGACTAGGTGGCTGTTTGAAACAAAACCTTTAGGATCTATTAATGAATCAGATAATGTGTATGTTATTAGAGCTGTCACCCAGGAAGATATTCAGAAAGGAGATGTGAGCTCTGTCAGATACAGATTTGAAACACGACCACTGGACAGAATTTCAGATgatgaaaaattaattgtgcCAACTATTGACAGTGTCCAGGGTGGTGATGTGAAGGCCAACAAACAATTATTTGAGTCTGAAGGATTCAATAAAGGCATGTATGTAAGAACAGTAAGTGTCAGTGAAATCCAATGGGGCAATGTTAAAACTTCCACTTGGTTATTTGAAACACACACTCTAGATGAGATTAGAGGAGAGGGGTCAGAGTATAAAGATATCAAGACAGTCACGAAGGAAGATGTGCAAGAAGGTGATGTTCAGCATGCTGTGTGGCTTTTTGAAAACCAGCCTTTAGATTCCATTAAGGAAACTGATGAAAGTGAAATAAAGATAACCCGGGAAGAAATTCCTCAGTCAGATGTAAAGACAACAACATGGCTTTTTGAAACGACACCTTTCCCTGAATTTAATGAAAATAAGGTTGAAAAGCAAGAAATTATAGGGAAAAGTATCAAAGAAACTTTAAAAGAACTTTACTCTCACAAAGTCATTGAGTATCATGGAATTATCCTTGAGGCAGATGAAATTGGAGATGTCAGAATGGCAAAATATAAACTAATGAATCAAGAGACTCCTGAAATACAAAAGGAAGAGATTATTAGAGGGGATCTAGGAAACATAATGATGAACCTGTTGTCCAAAAGAAGCATTACCAAAAGAGAAATTATGGTAAATGAAGACGAAAAGGGCAATGTCGATTTGACCAAAGCTCAATTATTGAACAGATCAACAGATGTTAGTGTTGAAAAAGAAGAGATAGTGAGAGGTGATATACAGCAAGCTATAAAAAACCTGTTTAGTCAGGATAGTTCTGTAAAACGAGGAATTTTAATTCAGGAAAATGAGAGAGGTGATATTAACATGACACTCTATTCTCTCCTTCACAAAAGGTCTGACAATAAAATCCAGCGTGATGAAGTGATAGGTGGTGATGTGAAACATACTATTCACAACCTTCTGTCTTCCACAGTGAATAATGAAATATCCCAAAGAGCTAAAATAGATGATTCAGAGAGAGGAAACGTGCAGTTTTTCACAACATGCATAGAATCTGGAGCTTTGGATTATCTGAAACTACTCCAGACAGGGTCAACTGAAACAATTACAACAAGGAaacaagaagaggaggaggaggaggaaataatTGGTGGTGATGTAGAAGGCACAAAGCTGTTACTAAAGAAACAGAAGTTTCAGATTCAACGTACAGTTAACGAAACTGACATCATCCCTGGAGATGTGGCTAATGCAGTTAAAATTTTTATGACGGAGCCAAAAAATACATCTTgtaatgtaaataaacaagatattATAAAAGGTGATTTGAAAGCAACTTTAAATTCCCTCAGTCAGGCCATAAATCAGAGAACAGTTATAGAAAAGGAAGAAATTATAAAAGCCGACATTCTCACAATACTGAAGTCTCTTAAAGAATCAGCCCATCAACTGAAAGAAACAGAGAAGCCTGATGTCATACCTGGTGATATTAAGCAGGCCATTGATTCCCTTGAAAAAGAAATAACCACAAAAATTGAAGTTCTGAAAGAAGAGGTTGTTCGAGGTGACCTTGAATCAACATTAAGATCTTTAAAAGAAGCTCAGCAGTCTTTCAAGAATGTAGACACAGAAGATGTAATCAGAGGAGATATTCAGACTGCTGGACAAAACATCCTAGAAGCCTCTGCGGAAAAGAAAATGGTACAACATGAAGTAAGTGGTCATGAAGATATTAAAAGCACCATCCAGACACAGCATATAGCCCAGCTCCAAAGTAACAGGTCACATAATCTGCAAAAGAATGTTAAATCTGTCCATGAACATCATGAGGAAACACAGGCTGAAAATGAGACTTTCCTCAAAGAAGGTGGACAAGGTACCAGAAAGATCCATTTAGAACAAGAACAGAGCACTGAGTCTCTTGATGTAGATAAAAAACATATaaagaacttatctaattctcaaCACATGGTCATCAAAAAAGTGGATGAATCAATGGATAAAAGCAGAGTCCAGGGCAATgtaaaaaaagaagcaaaacatGTGACCAGCCAGTCTTCTTTCCGTGGTAAAGTTAAGAGAGATGTGAGAACAGAGAAATCAGAGACATGTAGAGCTCTGAAAAAGGATAGCACGACCAGCAGTGTGCAGTCCATAGAAAAAATAGCTGAAAAGAAACAGAATCTACTTCATGAGCATAAAGACAATGAATATTCCAACCTAAGCTGTCAGACGGAGACAAGACAAAAGGCAAAAATGTCAACTGATGTTGATAGCTCCAAATCCAGAACTACACGACAACCAATTAAAATGCCGGCTAGTGGGATTTCTAAGGCGACtggccattttcaaaagcaagtgataaagcaagaaacaaaacaagcTCAGCATTCTAGAGAGGTTTTTGCAGAGAATGAAATAAACGTTCAGCTGGGGCAAGCTGTAGTTTCCATGACAGCAGAACAGAATATAAACAACAAACAAGAAGtaaaagtcacacaggaagcacTCAATAAATTTAAAGAAACTGAAAGGAAGCAAAAGAGAGATGTTCATCAGCAAAATAAGAAATCTGTAGGACAGTTTATAGGAAAGACTAAAGTGGAACCTGCTAAGTCAGACTTCCAATTTGCAGTGAAAAATCCTCTAAATCCAGCCAAGAATGCTGTGGGGAAAGATAAGCCAGAAATAGATTCCTCATCTACTCCACCACcatcaccccctcctcctccaccaccaccatcagtAGCATCATCTGAAATTGAATTTCCTCTGccgcctcccccacctccattaATGATGCCATCTGATAGACATATATTTCCTTCACCTCCATCACCTATCGACAAAACCAAAGCTGAGTTTGAtcattttcctcctcccccaccaccaataGATGACAAATCTGAAAGTGAGTTTCTGCCTGCTCTCCCTCTaccacccccaccacctccccTGGTGATTTTTCCTACTTCTCAGCCAAAGCAAAAGAAAGAACATTTTCCAAAATATCCAGAACAGTCTGTGCCTGAGCCACTGCAATTTAATGCCAGGGCTAAAACATCGTCAGGTAAACCAGCTGGAGTTCCATCTTCAAAGAAATTCCTCAAAATGGAACCTTCTAAGGGGCTAGACATTAACAAGTCTAAAATGCCTCCAAAAATTGAACCAACTGTTCTTCAGACACACAGAGAAATGGATATTACCACAGCAGCGGTAGAAAGCAAAAATTCCACAGCTCTTGTGAATGTGGTTAGCCAGGAACAGAAACAGGAGACAACTCATACAAAAACAGAAGGGATAAAAAGGCCATCATCTGTTTCAGAAGTGATTAATCCTCCACCCAAAGCTCTGCAAGAGACACCACTGGCCAAGAAAAGAGTGGTCTTTCCTCTTAAAAGATCTCCTTCCCTTCCAGCAGAGCTAACACAAATAAAACCTAAACCTTATGTCAGAAAATTTAAAACCCCTTTAATGATTGCTGAAGAAAAATACAGGCAGCAAAGGGAGGAGATGGAGAAAGTGCAAGTCAAAAGTTTTTGTCATGAGACTGTCAGAACAAACAGCGAGACTCGGGGAAGTCCAGTTCAAACAGAGTCAGAAAATTGTGTACCATTTAAAAAATCAAGCAAGCAGGATCAAACTTCTTTACAAGGTTCAGTTCCCTCTGTAACTCCACAAAAAACAACACCCTCTGATTCTGACTTTCAAGTCAGTTTACAAGCAACAGGATCCCGAGGTAAACAACTGTCTACATCATTAGTAGTATCATCAGCTACTGAGCAGCttcaaaacattttagaaacctcAGCAGATCACATTAGAAAAAAAGTACTGCAAGGTTCAAAGGATCTTACAAAACATAATTTATCTTGTCAAATGGAACAAATCCATCAAGAACATACTTTGCATAAGGCAGAGCAGCTGAAGAATGTGGAGCAGTTGCACGTGTCCAAAAATAAAATTATCTCCCCTCATTTCAAAGTTAAAACTATCAAGCTTCCAATTGTAGATCAAAGCTTACATGAAACACACAAAGATTGTGAGACACACAAAAAACAACAGGGAACTAATGTTCAAAATGTTGTCAAACAACAAAATCAGGAAAAACAGGGGGAAGACATAAGTACTAACGCTAGGAAAAAACAAAGTGGTGCAAAAGAATATCACCAGAAGCATGTTGATGGAAAGGTGCTGAGAGAAAAACCACCTTTAGAACACATAGAGAATATGCAAGAAGTAAGCCAAAAAGATGCCAATCAAGTGAAACAAAAATTAGTTAAtgagaaagaaacagaaaaaggagAATTCAAGCATGAGAAAGTCTCAGTGGCTAAAGTAGTAAGTCAGGAGGGCCAGGTATTAGTTtgtccaaaagaagaaaaagtaacAATTCCAGAAAAACAAGGTCAGTTTAAGAATAAATCAACAGAAAAAGTAGTCAGGCAAAAGGTAATTGATACACGTCATGACTCTCAGACTCAAATTGTTGAGCAAAAGAATGTGTGTGTTTCTAAAAATAAAGTTCAAAATAAAAAGTTATCCCAGCAATATAATAGATTGCAAGAAAGCAAATGTGCCAAAGACAAGGGCATACAACTAAAACAAGTACATCCGAAGAAAACAGATCCAAAACAAGAGATTACACAGAACAAATCTTTATTTTCTCCTCCATCAAAAGGATCACAGCTGAACGACGAAAAATTTGCAGTCGATATATTAGAATTCTTGAGGAAACGGGAGGAACTGCAGCAAGTTTTGTCTAGAGTGAAACAGTTTGAAGCTGAGCCAAATAAAAATGGTATGAAAGcatttcagacatttttaaataatatcCCAGTATGGCTTATagaccaagaaagaaagaaaaatatagttCATATTGCAACAGAAAATAATTTAGAAAGGATGAAAGAAGAGCTATCAGATATTAAAGATCAAGCAGTCAAAATACTAGCCTCATGTGAAGACACAATCCAGACAGCTATGATGTCCACAAAAACAGTGAAATCCAGAAATGACTCTGTTAGTTCTGGAGGCTTGTcacagaaaatatcaaaaatcAGCACTGGCTCCAACAGAAGAGATTCGCACCAAACGAAAGAGGTTATAAAGGAAGAATCAGTGCACCGTGAAATTATACAGCAATCCAGTGGAATCAAACAAACAGAATTCAGAACTTCTTCTCCAGCATTAAGAATGCGATCGCCATCACCTACTTATATAACAATTGAATCTAAACGGACAGAATCTCCTCTGAAGGAAGCACTCTGTTCATCTGCCATCCAAAGAAAAAGTACTCCTATTCCTCCCCCACCACGCAGATCTGCAACACCAACATCTACAATTCGAAGGCcagcctcttccccctctcctccaaggAGCCGTTCTGAACAACTGGCCAAACtgaaaggcacaacagcaaagcTATCTCAAGGAGTAACACAGCACTGGTCAGTAACATCAGTTCCAGTTGTAGAAAAAAGATCAGAGATTGTTAAATCTCCTGCAACTCTTCGTAGACAAATTAAAATTGAAACACATGCTATGATGGAGCCTTCATTCTCAGCAACTATAAATGAATCTCAGGTAACTGCTGGTACAGTAAAGGACATAAAAGAAACAcgtgaagaaaatagaaaagcagagaaaaacaacaatgaCGCACACCAAGATCCAGTAAACATTCCAGAATGCTTAAAGCCACATGCAGTAAGTTTTAAGGTCCCTAAGATTGACCAGTCAGGGCTTACTTGTAGGTTTGAAGCATCTGAGCAAATAAGACATACAAAAAAAGAACCAGTCACAGTAGTTGAAAGAGTAGACTATGAGAGTGTAGATGAAATGGATATGTTATTAGGGAAATCAGAGGACAAGCCAGGATTTGATGTGAAATCAAAGAAAAGAGTTTTTGAAAGGGGTGGAATGAATAGCAAAATAAAACAAGACAGACACACATTTAGCAAGGATGAATTTGTACTGACCTCTCTGGAGAATCAAAAGCGAAAAGATACCTTTAGAAACTCTCCTTATAGGCAGCCAAGAGACCCAAAGGAAGGTATATCTTATAAACAAAAGCAATGTGAAGATAAAGAGCACTCATTTGAACCCCTGGTTTGCTTGGAAGCAAAGTATCATACCGACCACACTTCTGGTCTGGATAGATTTGCCAACACGGTCACTGAATCGACATCACAAAGTGCTGATTGTAGGCAGTCAGGATTTGGCTTCAAGCATGCACCTCCAACATATGAAGATGTAATCTCAGGACACATTTTGGATATTTCTGCTACTGATTCACCAGAAGAACTACTAAGGAATTTTCAGAAGACGTGGCAGGAAAGTGAAAGAGTATTTAATAGTCTTGGCTACACGGTCTCAGATACTTCTGAAGCTGAAGTGAGAAGTAGCTTCCACCAGGAATCAGCATTTATCAGTG AAACTGCAACTTCAGGAAAAGGAAACATGCATACTTTGTCAAAAGAAAGTTTATCCAATGGAATGTCTAGTTGTCGACAAGCAAATCTTTCATAA